One Coriobacteriia bacterium DNA window includes the following coding sequences:
- a CDS encoding NifB/NifX family molybdenum-iron cluster-binding protein, translating into MADTMKLAVPTNGEGGLEGERSEHFGHCDCFTLVDIEDGKIAGVAILQNPAHEEGGCLRPVGLLSEAGVTAIIAAGMGGRPLAGFQDAGIKVYFENQTPGIAATVDKVLAEELPVMSADNACHH; encoded by the coding sequence ATGGCAGACACAATGAAGCTTGCAGTTCCGACGAATGGCGAGGGCGGACTTGAGGGCGAACGCTCCGAGCACTTCGGACATTGCGATTGCTTTACGCTCGTCGATATCGAAGACGGGAAAATAGCGGGCGTTGCGATTCTTCAAAACCCCGCGCATGAAGAGGGCGGATGTCTGCGTCCCGTCGGGTTGCTTTCAGAAGCCGGTGTGACTGCGATTATCGCTGCGGGAATGGGAGGCCGACCGCTTGCGGGTTTTCAAGACGCCGGAATCAAAGTGTATTTTGAGAATCAAACGCCCGGTATCGCCGCAACCGTCGATAAAGTATTGGCAGAAGAACTCCCCGTCATGTCAGCCGACAATGCCTGCCATCACTAA